In the genome of Massilia sp. UMI-21, the window GCGTCTGGCTACGCAAGTCTTGAGACATGTCTTTCATGTTGCTTCTCCAAAGTTTGTGTGCAGGGGCGCGCTCTTGCTTGTGGCTTCGCGCCGACCCGGCTTTATATGGACGGGGGTCTCCCGTCCGAATTCCGTGCGCGCCCGTATTCCCGGCGCGCCAATCCGTTATTAGAACATGCCGGCGGCGCTTTACGACAGATCGTAAAGACCAGGCAGGCCGAGAATGCGTTCCAGCTCCTCGAGCGCCGCGGCGCATTCGATGGCCAGCTGCGGGTCGGCCAGGTCTTTCGGCTCGACGCGGTCGCGATAGTGCTTCTCGACCCACGCGACCAGCAGCGCGTACAGGGCATCGTTCATGATCACGCCGCCGTGCATGGCCTGCGCTTCGTCCGCGGTCAGGGCGACGCGCAGGCGCAGGCAGGCCGGTCCGCCGCCGTTGCGCATGCTCTGGCGCAGGTCGAACTCGATCAGTTCGTCGATCGGGCCGCCGCCGGCGACCATGCCGCCCAGGTAGCGGTCGACCGCCCCGTTCTCGCGGCACTCGTGCGGCACCACCAGGGCCATGCGGCCATCCGGCTTGGTGAGCAGCTGGCTGTTGAACAGGTAGCTGGCCACGGCGTCGGCCACCGGCACCTGGGCGCTGGCCACGCGCACCGGCACCAGGTCGGTATCGACGCCGGCCAGGGCGCGGCGCAGCGCGTCCAGGGTGACCGCTTCGTCGACGAAGGCCTGCTCGTGGTAGAACAGCACGTTGCCGTTGCCGACCGAGATCACGTCGTTGTGGAACACGCCCTGGTCGATCACGTCCGGGTTCTGCGAGGCGAACACGGTACGCGCCGGGTCCAGGCCGTGCAGGCGGGCCACCGCCTGCGAGGCTTCCAGCGTCTGGCGCGCCGGGTACTTCTTCGGGAACGGTGCCGCCGGGTCGAACTCGGTGCGGCCGTACACGAAGAACTCGACGCCGGCCGCGCCGTGCGCGCTGGCGAAGCGGGTGTGATTGGCCGCGCCTTCGTCACCGAAGGCAGGCACCGGCGGCAGTGCGTCGTGCACCACGAAGCGGCTCGAATCCTTGAAGATTGCGCGCAGCGTGCGGGTAGCCTGCAGGTGCTCTTCCGAACGGTGCAGCTTGTTGTTCAGGTTGGCCGGCGTGAAATGCACACGGCCGTCCGCGGTGTCGCTCGAGGGGCTGACGGTGGCCGCGTTGGCGGTCCACATCGGCGCCGCCGAATAGGCGCAGGCCAGGATCACCGGCGCTTCGCGGAAGGCACGCGCCAGCACGTCGGCGTCGGTGCCTGAAAAACCGATGCGGCGCAGCAGGCGGAAATTGGGGCGCGCCTGCGGCGGCATCACGGCCTGCGCGAAACCGCGCGCAGCCAGTTCGCGCATCTTGGCCAGGCCCTGCAGGGCGGCCTGGCGCGGGTTCGAGGCGCTGCGTACATTGCTGAACGAGGCGACGTTGCCGAACGAGAGGCCGGCGTAGTTATGGGACGGCCCGACCAGGCCGTCGAAGTTGTATTCGCGAGCAGTCAGCATAAGCGGCATGGGTCTTAAAAGGTCAGGCCGGGCGACAGCTTGGCCGGCAGTTCGAGTTCGGCCGTCTCGATCGAGGCGACCGGATAGGCGCAGTAGTCGGCGGCGTAGTAGGCGCTCGGGCGGTGGTTGCCCGACTTGCCGACGCCGCCGAACGGCGCCGAGCTGGCCGCGCCGGTGGTCGGGCGGTTCCAGTTGACGATGCCGGCCCTGGCGCGCACCGCGAAGCGCTTCCACAGTTCTTCCGACGGCGACAGCAGGGCCGCGGCCAGGCCGTACTCGGTGGCGTTGGCCACGCGCAGCGCCTGGTCGAAGTCCTTCACGCGGATCACCTGCAGCAGCGGGCCGAACCACTCTTCGTCGGGGATGCCCTGCGCGTCGGTGGTGTCGACGATGCCGGCGGTGACGAAACCGGCATTCGGATCGAGTTGCGTCATCTGCAACAGCACCTTGCCGCCCTTGGCGGCCATGTCGGCCTGGGCCTGCACCAGGCGGGCGGCCACGGCGCTCGAGACGACCGGGCCCATGAAAGGCTGCGGCTCGGCCGTCGAGGGGCCGGGCTGCAGGGTCGCGGCGATGTTGACCAAGCGGTCAAGAAACGCCGCGGCTTGCGGGCCGTCCTGGACAATCAGGCGGCGCGCGCAGGTGCAGCGCTGGCCGGCCGAGATAAAGGCCGACATCACGGTGTGGTGCACGGCGGCGTCGAGCAGCTTGGGGTCTTGCGGGATGTCCCACACCACCAGCGGGTTGTTGCCGCCCATTTCCAGCGCCAGCATCTTGCCCGGCTGGCCGCCGAACTGCTTGTGCAGGGCCATGCCGGTCTGGCTGCTGCCGGTGAACAGGATGCCGTCGATGTCCGGGTTCTGGCCGAGCGCCACGCCGGTGT includes:
- the astB gene encoding N-succinylarginine dihydrolase; its protein translation is MLTAREYNFDGLVGPSHNYAGLSFGNVASFSNVRSASNPRQAALQGLAKMRELAARGFAQAVMPPQARPNFRLLRRIGFSGTDADVLARAFREAPVILACAYSAAPMWTANAATVSPSSDTADGRVHFTPANLNNKLHRSEEHLQATRTLRAIFKDSSRFVVHDALPPVPAFGDEGAANHTRFASAHGAAGVEFFVYGRTEFDPAAPFPKKYPARQTLEASQAVARLHGLDPARTVFASQNPDVIDQGVFHNDVISVGNGNVLFYHEQAFVDEAVTLDALRRALAGVDTDLVPVRVASAQVPVADAVASYLFNSQLLTKPDGRMALVVPHECRENGAVDRYLGGMVAGGGPIDELIEFDLRQSMRNGGGPACLRLRVALTADEAQAMHGGVIMNDALYALLVAWVEKHYRDRVEPKDLADPQLAIECAAALEELERILGLPGLYDLS
- the astD gene encoding succinylglutamate-semialdehyde dehydrogenase, giving the protein MPNLSNYIDGEWLAGSGPELVTIDPSTGRQTWTSKASTEEDVARAATAARNAFEAWALAPLAQRIAVCTRFRDLLKEHSEELASIIAEEVGKPLWEARTEVATMANKIDISVQSHGARTGETASKVADGNAVLRHRPHGVFAVYGPYNFPGHLPNGHIVPALIAGNTVVFKPSEYAPRTAVKTVQLWEQAGLPKGVLNLVNGGRDTGVALGQNPDIDGILFTGSSQTGMALHKQFGGQPGKMLALEMGGNNPLVVWDIPQDPKLLDAAVHHTVMSAFISAGQRCTCARRLIVQDGPQAAAFLDRLVNIAATLQPGPSTAEPQPFMGPVVSSAVAARLVQAQADMAAKGGKVLLQMTQLDPNAGFVTAGIVDTTDAQGIPDEEWFGPLLQVIRVKDFDQALRVANATEYGLAAALLSPSEELWKRFAVRARAGIVNWNRPTTGAASSAPFGGVGKSGNHRPSAYYAADYCAYPVASIETAELELPAKLSPGLTF